The following coding sequences are from one Equus caballus isolate H_3958 breed thoroughbred chromosome 27, TB-T2T, whole genome shotgun sequence window:
- the TCIM gene encoding transcriptional and immune response regulator: MKAKPSRQAVTMSTSLRVSPSIHGYHFDTASRKKAVGNIFENIDQESLQRLFKNSGDKKAEERAKIIFAIDQDLEEKTRALMALKKRTKDKLFQFLKLRKYSIKVH, translated from the coding sequence ATGAAAGCCAAGCCCAGCCGCCAAGCCGTCACCATGTCCACCTCGCTGCGAGTGAGTCCATCCATCCATGGCTATCATTTCGACACAGCCTCGAGGAAGAAAGCCGTGGGCAACATCTTTGAAAATATAGACCAGGAATCCCTACAGAGGCTCTTCAAAAACTCTGGGGAcaagaaagcagaggagagagcaaAGATCATTTTTGCCATAGATCAAGATTTGGAGGAGAAAACACGAGCCCTGATGGCCCTGAAGAAGAGGACGAAAGACAAGCTTTTCCAGTTCCTCAAACTGCGGAAATATTCCATCAAAGTTCACTGA